AGGAGCCGCACTGAGCCGGGCTGGGAGCCGCCTCCCCCTGGAGCGGGCGGGTAGGAGCCGCACTGAGCCGGGCTGGGAGCCGCCTCCCCCTGGAGCGGGCGGGTAGGAGCCGCACTGAGCCGGGCTGGGAGCCGCCTCCCCCTGGAGCGGGCGGGTAGGAGCCGCACTGAGCCGGGCTGGGAGCCGCCTCCCCCTGGAGCGGGCGGGTAGGAGCCGCACTGAGCCGGGCTGGGAGCCGCCTCCCCCTGGAGCGGGCGGGTAGGAGCCGCACTGAGCCGGGCTGGGAGCCGCCTCCCCCTGGAGCGGGCGGGTAGGAGCCGCACTGAGCCGGGCTGGGAGCCGCCTCCCCCTGGAGCGGGCGGGTAGGAGCCGCACTGAGCCGGGCTGGGAGCCGCCTCCCCCTGGAGCGGGCGGGTAGGAGCCGCACTGAGCCGGGCTGGGAGCCGCCTCCCCCTGGAGCGGGCGGGTAGGAGCCGCACTGAGCCGGGCTGGGAGCCGCCTCCCCCTGGAGCGGGCGGGTAGGAGCCGCACTGAGCCGGGCTGGGAGCCGCCTCCCCCCGGAGTGAGCAGGTAGGAGCCAGGCCAAGCTAGGCCCCATGGATGTTCTCCCCTCAGCACTCACAGGCCCATCGTAGCTGTAGCTCAGGTAATTGATCTGCCCGTTCTTCTCCAGCTGGTAGTAATGGACCCAGTTGTGAAAACCTGAGACTTTCCCACTCTTGATTTCACCTGCAGGCGAGAGGAAGCAGAGCTGGAGTCACGGCCTGTTTCTGGCTCATTTCCTGTCCCGCCCCAGAGCCGGCAGCACCACCGATGGCTTCCCGCAGACCCTGTGCCCTTCCCTACGGGCCCCTCAGCTTCTTCTAGCCGCTCATCACTTTCCCGAGTTCCCATCGCCCCCAGGGATTCTGAGGGTACGGAGGGGTCTGTGAATTGTCCGGTACAACTGCCTGACCACACGGCACTTTAGGACAATCACTCGTGGGGCTGTATCTGTCTATTCAGCAGGGACCTAGAACATCCGTCGTCTCGACACCGTGGGTTACATGCTAACGTGGGTCGAGGTGGATTAATATCCTGTTGAGTGGCTAAGAATAACTAAGAGGTCTGACCTGAGAAATGCTGTCCAAGGGAAATGCCGGCCCGAAAAGACCCAGCGTTAAAACTCAGAGCCATGCAGCTTACAGCCAGGAGGGTCCACCAGATTATCCGGAGTGATGTGTGTACtgcaggccaccaacaccaccccgCCCCTCAGTACAAGGGGTTATCCCCAGGAAATCCCACCCTAGGCTTGGCTATGCCACTTATCAGACCGGCACACCTAGTTGGTCCATTTCAGCTTTCACGTCAAACTAGCCTCTTGGCAAATTCCCAATGATtgacctccccccgccccatccccgcTCACACTTGTGTGATTGGCAGAAATTACATCTCAGTGATTGTTCCCAGCGGTCTCTGCCACTGGCCATGTGGGCAAACTTGGGCCAGGCGCATCCctgtccgtgcctcagtttcccatctgtaaaagggggctAATGATACCAGCCTCCTTTGGAACACGCTTGGAGATCTATGGATCTAAAGGGCTGTCCCCAGAGCTCGGGCTGCTGCTTCTTAAACATGTGGCCTGATTTCCACTgaggctgccctgcagcagtTTTCAGCAGGTCAGCCCCTCTGCAGATGAGGCTGCTTCCTCAGGAACCTGAATATTAGGGGCCAGATTTTAGCCCACCCTGTGTTTGACCTTTCTGGCTCTAGTGTTTGGAGGGGGGTTCCCTCCAGCAGAAGGGGCTCTGCAAGTGGGCATACCGGAGCCTCGGGTTTATTCAACTTTCCAACAGCCCCCGGAGCTGTGCATTTGTGTTGTGCCCTCATCGGAGATCTCCCCCCGCCGCCCCGCGAGCAGCGCGGTACCGTGGAAGACATGTTCAAAGCCAGAGGAGTCCATGGCCGCTCCCTGCGAGCGCGAGTAAAGCCCAAACCACATCTCCTTCAGGTCTGCCTTGAAGTCATTCTCCGACAAATAGATCTCTGGCCCGGGGAGAGAGCAGGTGTCAGAGCTGGTCTCCGGCAGGGCGATGCAGCTAGCTCCCCATAGCCCAGCCACGGGAGATCTCagagcccactgctggtctgaaTCCATGGGTTAGGCAGCCACAGTGATTCAGCCCAGCGAGAGGCGGCAAGGTGTCTGCTTAGCTCCGGCATGGGCTTACTGGGGTCATATGCCGCCTCTTCACTTGTAAAAACTGGTGAGGCCCAGAGATAGCGATCGGATGTTCTCCATCACCATTCTCGCTACTGAGAACATCAAACCCTCGTAGCCGGGACATGGGCTCTTCTCCctgggccgcccagaggattcagggggcctggggtttttggtggcgggggcccccgccgccgaattgctgccgaagacctggcacattggtggcgggtcccagggtggaaggaccccccgccgcgggtcttcgggcaCTTCGGGGGTTGGTctcggagtggaaggaccccccgccgccaaattggtgccaaagacccggagcggaagaagctccgggggcccaggcctcgcgagagttttccagggcccccggagcaagtgaaggatcctgctccaagagccccgaaaaactcttgtgggggcctctgtggggccctgggcctggggcaaattgccccacttgccccctcctctgggcggccctgccctctcctctctGAATGTGCAAACTGCCCCTCTGCTGcacttttcccttctcctttgtcACTCCCAGACTCCCGTTGGGCACAGGTGCCAGCTACTACCTCTGTGTCACTCATGCCCCCCACGTTCCCCGTGTGCCTTCGTTTTAACAGCAGCCTTGTCTTTAGTGGCCTGAATCTTCCCGTTCCTGCCTCAGAAGCGAAGCACCGGGACGCAATATGCTATTTGTGACAACTGTTTGCGGCGAGCAGCTGAGCGGGGAGGGACAACCGGGGCGCTGCGGATGCTGGCTTTCACGGTCTGCTCCTGAGCACCGTGCTTGGTATTTAGCAGACGGTGCGTTGGGAAATGCACCAAGAAACACATGTTCCTTCTCCAACTGACGCGCACAGCGAGTTTCCCAGGCGAGAGCCGGCTGTGGTGAGAACAGGCAGTCCTGCTTGCTGGCGCTGACGGCCAGCAGGTGCCGGGAGCTGCGTTCGGCTCGGGTGGGAGCCAAGCTAGAGGGACAAGCATTCCGCAGGGATCCAAAACTCCCATCCAGCAGCCCCACGCTGGGGTGGACGGCCAGCTCCTCCACACAGAGCATAACCTAGTGCAAATCGGCTCAGCAAGGGGAGGCGATTCCTTGCTTGGACTCCTGATGGCTCAGCCTGTCTGCACGGCACCTGGCAGAGTGATAGGATCCTGCACTGATCCGAGGCCCCCTCTATGGTCCCTCTAGCGCCTGGCAGCAGACACAACCCATGTCATCACCCAGCTGTGCACGCCTGCACAGTCAGCGCTTTACCTTCAGAAACAAAGAACTGGGTCAGGTTCTCCATCACCTGGGTCTGGAAGATTTCATCCAGGAAAGCGTCCACTTCCTCGCTCTCAGAGGCGATCACCACCTCCTCCTTGCCCGTCATGCGTTCGTAGTTATTCAGCAAAGCCAAGAGCCTGGCAAAGGTGGGTCTGGAGAAGAGGGCATCCTCATCCACGTAGCTGAAGAGCctggcaggagagcagagtttagAGACACGGCTCCTGGTCACAGACCCAGCCGGAGAATCGGAGGCAGAGCCGGTGGGCTGATAGCTGTACCTTAGGTACTTATCTGGGCCCTATCACCGGAGCATCAGAGGGCCTCACAATCTTCAAGGCATTTATCCTCACCACCCCCTGGGGGGCCTGGCAGTGCTATTTTCCCCACTGGGCAcatggcaaactgaggcagagagactaagtgacttccccaggtcacaccaagaagtctgtggcagagcaagagaTAGCCCCCCAGTCACCCAAGTCTCAGGCTggtaccctaaccactgaaccatccttccgcTCTGACCAGAGACTAACTAGTCCCTCTCAGATAGTTATAAATGGGATCTGCAGAAGGAGGCACCCCCTACTAGAGAGCTAGAACTAAGCATACATACCACTTCCATCCCCCTTCAtgcacccccacaccctgaccaGACCTGTCTGCCGCACGTGTGTGCTACTTCTGCGGCACTCCTCTCTGTCTGCCCTGTGGGAACGTCTATGTGGCTGTGGAAGGTTCTGCTCATGCAAAGATCTGGTGTAACCTCAACGCACCCCCCCCATCTGCACATCCCACACATGTGGGTTTTCCAGCATCTCCTGTCCCGTCCACCCCATCCCCATGCCCTCACTTCTGGCTGGCGTAGTCTTGGCCTTCCCCGGTCTGGTCAGAGGAGATCTTGTGCTGCAGGTTGAGGACAATCTCGTGGCTGGCGGCCTTGTTCACGTCGGCAGAGTACAGCGTCTCAGAGACTCTCTTGATCTCACTATCAGAGACAGAGTAAAACGAGGGGATCTCCCACGGCTCACCTTCTCCTGGGATGGCAAAAAGAGACAGACCAAAGTTCACTATGTCCTTGCCCCCATGGCCAGATACTAGGGTCATGGGCTAGAAACGTGGACGGAGGAGCACATACAGCACCAGTCCCCAATTCCCCTCTTACCTGGCTCAAAGGGGTAGCTGGCTCACTGAAGGCACAATGGCTGGTTTATTCAGTTCATCCAGCTAACGTGCCGATTGGAATAGTCACTAAGCCATCGTCGTTATGGAATAATTACTTCCAAGGAGCCCTGTGCAGGCAATATAGTCAAAAGGGAGACTCCAGCTTCCCTCTTCCATGTGCTCCATTCTTAATACCCAACTGTCTATACACACCATTCTCCCTGTGTCTGAGTAGGGTCTACTTCCTCTCATGTGTGTGAGAGAACCCAGCTCCGACCATCTGCAATGAGCTCCGTCGACCCTCCGTTTCCTTTCACATCTCAGCTTGGTCTTCTCTATGCTATCCTTTTCCACTGCGGCTATTTCACACTACCTGCTGATTGCAGGATGAAGCTACATTTCCTGGATTTTCCATTCTAGATACAGACGAAGTCCATCTACACAGACCTGCCTCAAATCACTTTCACCTTTCTGGGGGTTTCTTCAACTTTCCCTCTCTGCTTGATTCCACAGCTGTACAGAACAGCCCCAGGACTCCCTCTCCGGAAGGATCGATTGACACGGGGCCTGCTTTACACAGTGGATtgagaaccaggact
This DNA window, taken from Chelonoidis abingdonii isolate Lonesome George chromosome 26, CheloAbing_2.0, whole genome shotgun sequence, encodes the following:
- the LOC116828446 gene encoding uridylate-specific endoribonuclease D-like, with protein sequence MTLVSGHGGKDIVNFGLSLFAIPGEGEPWEIPSFYSVSDSEIKRVSETLYSADVNKAASHEIVLNLQHKISSDQTGEGQDYASQKLFSYVDEDALFSRPTFARLLALLNNYERMTGKEEVVIASESEEVDAFLDEIFQTQVMENLTQFFVSEEIYLSENDFKADLKEMWFGLYSRSQGAAMDSSGFEHVFHGEIKSGKVSGFHNWVHYYQLEKNGQINYLSYSYDGPWTDYPDIMAFQYRWTGYLKSICSFFIGSSPEFELAVYTLCYKTRPNKLCTLSLGGKSAQIQTYSWANSEYGAGKQYLASSYPNSP